Proteins from a genomic interval of Scatophagus argus isolate fScaArg1 chromosome 6, fScaArg1.pri, whole genome shotgun sequence:
- the barhl2 gene encoding barH-like 2 homeobox protein isoform X1, translating into MEGSSGSSFGIDTILSSASNSGNPVLMNGDFRLGDSRTADFRSQATPSPCSEIDTVGTAPSSPISVTMEHAADPHLVQDSLQHHHHHHHNQQSLPLSPQQQPLAGAGCAPRTATSSFLIKDILGDSKPLAACAPYSTSVSSPHHTPKPESATAPDGFRPKLEQDETRSKLDKRDDIQTEMKCNGTKEEGDREISSSRDSPPMRTKKPRKARTAFTDHQLNQLERSFERQKYLSVQDRMDLAAALNLTDTQVKTWYQNRRTKWKRQTAVGLELLAEAGNYSALQRMFPSPYFYHPSLLGTVDSTTAAAAAAAMYSSMYRTPSTPHPSLQRPLVPRVLIHGLGPGGQPALNPLSNPMPGTPHPR; encoded by the exons ATGGAAGGATCCAGCGGGTCGAGTTTTGGGATAGACACTATTTTATCCAGCGCTTCTAACTCTGGTAACCCCGTGCTAATGAACGGAGATTTTCGGCTCGGCGACAGCAGGACAGCGGATTTCAGGAGCCAGGCAACCCCGTCGCCATGCTCGGAGATAGACACTGTGGGAACAGCCCCCTCATCCCCCATCTCGGTCACCATGGAGCACGCCGCCGATCCGCATCTGGTCCAGGACAGCCTTcagcatcaccaccaccatcaccacaacCAGCAGAGTCTGCCGCTGTcgcctcagcagcagcctctcgcCGGGGCCGGCTGCGCCCCGAGGACTGCCACCTCCTCGTTTCTAATCAAAGACATTTTAGGAGACAGTAAACCGCTGGCAGCGTGCGCACCTTACAGCACCAGTGTATCCTCACCACATCACACGCCAAAACCAGAAAGTGCCACGGCTCCGGACGGCTTCAGGCCAAAGCTGGAACAAGACGAGACCAGAAGCAAGTTGGACAAAAGAGACGACATTCAAACTGAGATGAAATGCAACG GGACTAAAGAGGAAGGTGACCGGGAGATCTCCAGTAGCAGAGACAGTCCACCGATGCGCACGAAAAAGCCTCGCAAAGCACGGACAGCCTTTACCGACCACCAGCTCAACCAGCTGGAGAGGAGCTTTGAGCGACAAAAATACCTCAGCGTGCAGGACCGCATGGACCTGGCCGCGGCTCTcaacctgacagacacacaagtCAAGACCTGGTACCAAAACAGACG GACGAAGTGGAAGAGGCAAACGGCGGTCGGATTAGAGCTGCTGGCTGAAGCAGGAAACTACTCGGCCTTACAGAGAATGTTCCCTTCGCCCTATTTCTACCACCCGAGCCTGCTGGGCACCGTGGACAGCACGACGGCAGCCGCGGCGGCCGCGGCCATGTACAGCAGTATGTACCGGACTCCTTCCACGCCGCATCCCAGCCTCCAGAGACCTCTGGTCCCAAGGGTGCTCATTCATGGTCTCGGGCCGGGGGGGCAACCCGCACTAAACCCCCTATCTAACCCCATGCCCGGCACACCGCATCCGCGATAA
- the barhl2 gene encoding barH-like 2 homeobox protein isoform X2, whose product MNGDFRLGDSRTADFRSQATPSPCSEIDTVGTAPSSPISVTMEHAADPHLVQDSLQHHHHHHHNQQSLPLSPQQQPLAGAGCAPRTATSSFLIKDILGDSKPLAACAPYSTSVSSPHHTPKPESATAPDGFRPKLEQDETRSKLDKRDDIQTEMKCNGTKEEGDREISSSRDSPPMRTKKPRKARTAFTDHQLNQLERSFERQKYLSVQDRMDLAAALNLTDTQVKTWYQNRRTKWKRQTAVGLELLAEAGNYSALQRMFPSPYFYHPSLLGTVDSTTAAAAAAAMYSSMYRTPSTPHPSLQRPLVPRVLIHGLGPGGQPALNPLSNPMPGTPHPR is encoded by the exons ATGAACGGAGATTTTCGGCTCGGCGACAGCAGGACAGCGGATTTCAGGAGCCAGGCAACCCCGTCGCCATGCTCGGAGATAGACACTGTGGGAACAGCCCCCTCATCCCCCATCTCGGTCACCATGGAGCACGCCGCCGATCCGCATCTGGTCCAGGACAGCCTTcagcatcaccaccaccatcaccacaacCAGCAGAGTCTGCCGCTGTcgcctcagcagcagcctctcgcCGGGGCCGGCTGCGCCCCGAGGACTGCCACCTCCTCGTTTCTAATCAAAGACATTTTAGGAGACAGTAAACCGCTGGCAGCGTGCGCACCTTACAGCACCAGTGTATCCTCACCACATCACACGCCAAAACCAGAAAGTGCCACGGCTCCGGACGGCTTCAGGCCAAAGCTGGAACAAGACGAGACCAGAAGCAAGTTGGACAAAAGAGACGACATTCAAACTGAGATGAAATGCAACG GGACTAAAGAGGAAGGTGACCGGGAGATCTCCAGTAGCAGAGACAGTCCACCGATGCGCACGAAAAAGCCTCGCAAAGCACGGACAGCCTTTACCGACCACCAGCTCAACCAGCTGGAGAGGAGCTTTGAGCGACAAAAATACCTCAGCGTGCAGGACCGCATGGACCTGGCCGCGGCTCTcaacctgacagacacacaagtCAAGACCTGGTACCAAAACAGACG GACGAAGTGGAAGAGGCAAACGGCGGTCGGATTAGAGCTGCTGGCTGAAGCAGGAAACTACTCGGCCTTACAGAGAATGTTCCCTTCGCCCTATTTCTACCACCCGAGCCTGCTGGGCACCGTGGACAGCACGACGGCAGCCGCGGCGGCCGCGGCCATGTACAGCAGTATGTACCGGACTCCTTCCACGCCGCATCCCAGCCTCCAGAGACCTCTGGTCCCAAGGGTGCTCATTCATGGTCTCGGGCCGGGGGGGCAACCCGCACTAAACCCCCTATCTAACCCCATGCCCGGCACACCGCATCCGCGATAA